The proteins below come from a single Vitis riparia cultivar Riparia Gloire de Montpellier isolate 1030 unplaced genomic scaffold, EGFV_Vit.rip_1.0 scaffold827_pilon_pilon, whole genome shotgun sequence genomic window:
- the LOC117910738 gene encoding uncharacterized protein At5g39865-like, whose amino-acid sequence MADFGNSFGSFGKSKSRPFFFGRSMTVREAPIEAPQLDRSGSMRKFYNSFESVISTGNSIKGKVKKLCSLFEKADDSQSQSQPQSRSQSPTKLKASKLGTTDLRVSSLSGNHWIGLPGAEDRIVVYFTSLRGIRRTYEDCYAVRMIFRAFRVWVDERDISMDSAYRKELQCVLGEKNVSLPQVFIRGKYMGGADVVKQLYETGELAKILEGFPIRAPGYVCESCGDVRFIPCMDCSGSRKVFDEDEGLLKRCLECNENGLIRCPDCCS is encoded by the coding sequence ATGGCGGATTTTGGAAACAGCTTCGGATCATTCGGAAAATCCAAGTCCAGGCCCTTCTTCTTTGGTCGCTCTATGACTGTGCGCGAAGCCCCCATCGAGGCTCCTCAGCTTGACCGGAGCGGATCCATGAGGAAATTCTACAATTCCTTCGAATCGGTGATTTCTACTGGAAATTCCATCAAGGGGAAGGTAAAGAAGCTCTGCAGTTTATTTGAAAAGGCGGACGATTCACAATCCCAGTCGCAACCACAATCACGATCACAATCACCCACTAAATTGAAGGCCTCGAAACTCGGTACTACTGATTTGAGGGTTTCTTCCCTTTCTGGCAATCATTGGATTGGGCTACCAGGCGCTGAAGATCGAATTGTGGTGTATTTCACTAGTTTGCGGGGAATTCGGAGGACTTACGAGGATTGTTATGCAGTTCGGATGATTTTTCGTGCATTTAGGGTTTGGGTGGACGAGAGAGACATATCTATGGACTCTGCCTATAGGAAAGAGTTGCAATGTGTGTTGGGAGAAAAGAATGTGAGCTTGCCACAGGTGTTTATTAGGGGGAAGTATATGGGAGGGGCTGATGTGGTGAAGCAGCTTTATGAAACTGGTGAATTGGCTAAGATTCTTGAGGGCTTTCCCATTAGGGCACCTGGGTATGTATGTGAGAGTTGTGGGGATGTGAGGTTTATTCCATGTATGGATTGCAGTGGAAGCAGGAAGGTTTTTGATGAGGATGAAGGCTTATTGAAGAGATGCTTGGAGTGCAATGAGAATGGATTGATTCGATGTCCCGATTGTTGTTCTTGA